Proteins found in one Paenibacillus borealis genomic segment:
- a CDS encoding SulP family inorganic anion transporter, which yields MTGWGRFKGYNIASLRKDIISGTIVGVIAIPLGMAFAIASGVKPEYGIYTTIVAGILISLFGGTKFQIGGPTGAFIPILFAIAMEYGYENLLIAGMMAGVILVVMGVLRLGVLIKFIPKPVTIGFTAGIAVIIFSGQIANFLGLRDMERHESFLDNMKEIGAHISTINLYSILTAAICLAVVVLGMRFAPKVPGSLIGLLCATIIAALFFSGKVTTIGSAYGDIPNTLPSFHFPVITWEKIRLLIRPAFIIAMLGAIESLLSAVVADGMSGSRHDSNRELVGQGIANIAAPLFGGIPATGAIARTATNIRSGAASPLSGIIHGVVVFLILLLFAPYASSIPLAAMAPILMVVAWNMSERKEFLHLLKLKTGDSLVLFITFLLTVFADLTLAVEVGLVLAVILFVKRMGEVHMVSKVLPDPSSVKVEAHMVTDSHDCPQIGIYNVEGPLFFGAAYRFDSTMPGLGPDQPKVILLRMGKVPLMDTTGEANLAALVKQLHADGGRLMISGIQSQPLDLLKKTGLYDRIGAAQFYDHTGEAINEALGSIDYSRCLGCKHAAFRECSAFSGLDEAYPRSAAFKGRTPAVARKLSGGV from the coding sequence ATGACAGGGTGGGGCCGGTTCAAGGGCTACAACATTGCTTCTCTGCGCAAGGATATCATTTCAGGGACGATCGTCGGCGTGATTGCCATCCCCTTGGGGATGGCATTTGCTATTGCCTCCGGTGTGAAACCGGAGTACGGAATTTACACGACTATAGTGGCCGGTATTCTAATTTCCTTATTCGGCGGTACAAAATTTCAGATTGGCGGGCCTACGGGTGCGTTTATTCCTATTTTATTCGCCATTGCCATGGAGTACGGGTACGAGAATCTGCTGATCGCCGGAATGATGGCCGGGGTCATTCTTGTGGTGATGGGTGTCCTGCGGCTGGGGGTGCTGATTAAGTTCATTCCCAAGCCGGTGACGATCGGGTTCACCGCAGGGATTGCCGTTATTATTTTCAGCGGGCAGATCGCCAACTTTCTCGGACTAAGGGATATGGAGCGGCATGAGAGCTTCCTGGACAATATGAAAGAGATCGGCGCACATATCTCGACAATCAATCTGTACAGTATTCTGACTGCGGCGATTTGTCTGGCTGTCGTAGTGCTGGGCATGCGCTTCGCGCCGAAGGTGCCCGGTTCTCTGATCGGGCTGCTCTGTGCAACAATTATTGCTGCTCTATTCTTCAGCGGCAAGGTGACCACCATCGGCTCAGCTTACGGGGATATCCCGAATACACTGCCGAGCTTTCATTTCCCGGTCATTACCTGGGAGAAGATCAGGCTGCTAATCCGACCGGCCTTCATCATTGCGATGCTGGGCGCCATTGAGTCGCTGCTGTCCGCAGTAGTCGCCGATGGCATGTCAGGCAGCCGCCATGACAGCAACCGTGAACTGGTCGGCCAGGGGATCGCTAACATTGCCGCACCGTTGTTCGGCGGAATACCTGCTACCGGGGCAATTGCCAGAACGGCCACCAATATCCGCAGCGGAGCAGCTTCGCCGCTCTCCGGTATCATTCACGGCGTTGTTGTGTTTCTGATTCTGCTGTTATTCGCCCCTTATGCTTCCAGCATTCCGCTGGCTGCAATGGCCCCGATCCTGATGGTCGTGGCCTGGAACATGAGTGAACGCAAGGAATTCCTTCACCTGCTTAAGCTGAAGACCGGCGATTCACTGGTGCTGTTCATTACTTTCCTGCTGACTGTGTTTGCGGATCTGACGCTGGCGGTAGAGGTGGGGCTGGTACTTGCGGTGATACTCTTCGTGAAGCGTATGGGAGAAGTGCACATGGTCTCCAAAGTGCTGCCCGACCCCTCTTCCGTGAAGGTTGAGGCACATATGGTGACGGACAGCCACGATTGTCCGCAGATCGGGATTTATAATGTCGAAGGACCGCTGTTCTTCGGGGCAGCCTACCGTTTCGACAGTACTATGCCGGGACTGGGGCCGGACCAGCCGAAGGTCATTCTGCTGCGCATGGGGAAGGTGCCTCTAATGGACACCACCGGCGAAGCCAATCTGGCTGCCCTGGTGAAGCAGCTTCATGCGGATGGCGGAAGACTGATGATCTCCGGTATCCAGAGCCAGCCGCTGGATTTGCTGAAGAAGACAGGATTGTATGACAGAATCGGGGCGGCGCAGTTCTATGATCATACAGGGGAAGCGATCAATGAAGCGCTGGGAAGCATTGATTACAGCCGGTGTCTGGGCTGCAAGCACGCTGCCTTCAGAGAATGCAGCGCCTTCTCAGGCCTTGATGAGGCTTACCCGCGCAGCGCAGCCTTCAAAGGGCGCACTCCGGCTGTCGCCAGGAAGCTGAGCGGCGGGGTGTAA
- a CDS encoding DUF1361 domain-containing protein, translated as MKELNYSKVFILLAGMTAATLAVYRVVSLQTDTFYAFLLWNLFLAWVPFFFSMAAHELDKRKIGGLLILPLGIAWLLFFPNAPYIMTDLVHLTIRKSKYIVDGTIQNRYWYDLTTLLLFTWSGWLTGFFSLYQFQHVIYRKSNRVLSWVFVLFACVMGGYGVLLGRVYRLNSWDVLTDRHQLYQLVLDSLNRQSVFFSLFVAFVLLVIYATLYCLLNGLASGNGSRRAYSKGGRR; from the coding sequence ATGAAGGAACTGAATTATTCGAAGGTATTTATCCTTCTGGCTGGAATGACGGCGGCAACACTGGCCGTATATCGCGTAGTTTCGCTGCAGACCGATACGTTCTATGCCTTTCTGCTCTGGAATCTGTTTCTGGCCTGGGTGCCGTTCTTCTTCTCCATGGCCGCGCATGAGCTGGATAAGCGGAAGATCGGGGGGCTGCTGATTCTGCCGCTTGGCATAGCCTGGCTGCTGTTTTTCCCGAATGCGCCTTATATTATGACTGACCTCGTGCATTTGACGATCCGCAAGAGCAAATACATCGTGGATGGAACGATCCAGAACCGGTACTGGTACGACCTCACCACCCTGCTCTTGTTCACCTGGAGCGGCTGGCTGACCGGATTCTTCTCCCTGTACCAGTTCCAGCATGTAATTTACCGCAAGAGCAATCGGGTGCTCTCCTGGGTCTTTGTGCTGTTTGCCTGTGTAATGGGCGGCTATGGCGTGCTGCTTGGCAGAGTCTACCGCCTGAACAGCTGGGATGTGCTGACAGACCGCCATCAGCTGTATCAGCTGGTGCTGGACAGTCTGAACCGGCAGTCTGTGTTCTTCAGCTTATTCGTGGCCTTTGTGCTGCTCGTGATTTACGCCACGCTGTATTGCCTGCTGAACGGACTTGCCAGCGGGAACGGCAGCCGCAGAGCTTATTCGAAGGGCGGCAGAAGATGA
- a CDS encoding putative quinol monooxygenase has product MIIIHALLQVNPAREEEFLEVAKTLVAATHEEEGNISYELYKHSADGNTYIMVEIWRDQAAVAAHNTSPHFTGFAAKAGEFLTAPLDVKLYNAEELSK; this is encoded by the coding sequence ATGATCATTATCCATGCTTTGCTTCAGGTAAATCCCGCACGTGAGGAGGAGTTCCTTGAAGTCGCGAAGACACTGGTTGCCGCAACCCACGAAGAAGAAGGCAACATCTCATATGAATTGTATAAGCATTCAGCGGACGGAAATACCTACATCATGGTCGAAATCTGGCGTGACCAGGCGGCTGTAGCCGCCCATAATACAAGCCCGCACTTCACCGGCTTCGCCGCCAAAGCAGGAGAATTCCTGACTGCACCGCTGGATGTTAAGCTGTATAACGCTGAAGAATTGAGCAAATAA
- a CDS encoding pyridoxal phosphate-dependent aminotransferase: protein MNRFEPSQMLKSLPKQFFAALVARAGAVAAEGHDVINLGQGNPDMPTPAHIVESLQLAAVNPLNHKYPPFRGHTYLKEAVAEFYLREYGVELEPEREVAILLGGKTGLVEVVQCLLNPGDMALVPDPGYPDYWSGIELARAVMEMMPLTAERGFLPDYGSISPEAAAKAKLMFLNYPNNPTGAVATGDFFRETVQFASDHNICVVHDFAYAAIGYEGQKPLSYLQTPGAKENGIEIYTLSKTYNMAGWRVAFAIGNASVIESLNLLQDHMYVSLFGAVQEAARTALLGPQTPVQENVARYEARRNILIQGLRRIGWEVEAPRGSFFAWLPVPAGYTSQSFADLLLDEAHVVVAPGIGFGAYGEGYVRVGLVSDEARLAEAVERIAALKLFQPSGL, encoded by the coding sequence GTGAATCGTTTTGAACCTTCACAAATGCTGAAATCTCTGCCCAAGCAATTCTTCGCCGCGCTTGTCGCCAGAGCCGGAGCTGTTGCTGCCGAAGGGCATGACGTAATCAATCTGGGGCAAGGCAATCCGGACATGCCTACACCGGCCCATATCGTGGAGTCCCTCCAGCTGGCCGCAGTGAATCCTCTGAATCATAAATATCCGCCGTTTCGCGGCCATACCTACCTCAAGGAAGCCGTAGCCGAGTTCTACCTGCGGGAATATGGAGTAGAGCTTGAACCGGAACGTGAAGTCGCCATCCTGTTAGGGGGCAAGACCGGTCTGGTTGAGGTGGTGCAGTGTCTGCTCAATCCGGGGGACATGGCGCTGGTGCCTGATCCCGGTTATCCGGACTATTGGTCGGGAATTGAGCTGGCACGCGCTGTTATGGAGATGATGCCGCTGACGGCGGAACGCGGGTTTTTGCCCGACTATGGCAGTATCAGCCCGGAAGCCGCAGCGAAGGCCAAGCTGATGTTCCTGAACTACCCGAATAATCCTACGGGAGCTGTGGCGACCGGGGATTTCTTCAGAGAAACGGTGCAGTTCGCATCGGATCACAACATTTGTGTGGTGCATGATTTTGCCTACGCGGCCATCGGTTATGAAGGGCAGAAGCCGCTGAGCTATCTCCAGACCCCGGGTGCGAAGGAGAACGGCATCGAAATCTACACGTTGTCCAAAACCTACAATATGGCTGGCTGGCGCGTAGCGTTCGCCATAGGGAATGCCAGCGTGATCGAGAGTCTTAACCTGCTGCAGGATCATATGTATGTCAGCCTGTTCGGCGCAGTACAGGAAGCAGCCAGAACGGCGCTGCTTGGCCCGCAGACCCCGGTACAGGAGAATGTAGCCCGCTATGAAGCGCGCCGTAACATCCTGATCCAGGGTCTGCGCAGAATCGGCTGGGAAGTGGAGGCGCCCCGCGGCTCCTTCTTCGCCTGGCTGCCGGTTCCGGCGGGCTATACCTCGCAGAGCTTCGCTGACCTTCTGCTTGACGAAGCCCATGTGGTGGTAGCACCAGGCATCGGGTTTGGCGCCTATGGCGAAGGATATGTGCGGGTGGGGCTGGTCAGTGATGAAGCCCGGCTTGCGGAGGCGGTAGAGCGGATTGCCGCGTTGAAGCTTTTTCAGCCTTCTGGTCTATAG
- a CDS encoding MGMT family protein, whose protein sequence is MTPFTKRVITIIQSIPEGSVMTYGGIARAAGSPRGARQVVRILHSMSRKYKLPWHRVINSKGMISLTEDESGSLQQLYLLGEGIVFDGRGVIDLERYQYDPGSGLELELELEPEQDFNPEPEDHLLPPFE, encoded by the coding sequence ATGACGCCATTCACCAAAAGAGTGATCACTATTATTCAGTCGATTCCAGAAGGATCCGTCATGACCTATGGCGGTATTGCCCGTGCGGCCGGAAGTCCCCGGGGAGCCAGGCAGGTGGTGCGCATTCTGCACTCCATGAGCAGGAAGTACAAGCTGCCGTGGCACAGGGTCATCAATTCCAAAGGAATGATCTCGCTCACCGAAGATGAGTCCGGCTCCCTGCAGCAGTTGTATCTGCTGGGTGAAGGTATTGTTTTTGACGGGCGGGGTGTGATTGATCTTGAACGTTATCAGTATGACCCGGGATCCGGGCTGGAGCTGGAGCTGGAACTAGAGCCGGAGCAGGATTTCAACCCCGAACCTGAAGATCATCTTCTGCCGCCCTTCGAATAA
- a CDS encoding MarR family winged helix-turn-helix transcriptional regulator: MTEHLPDEDTIFELLQALHKGISPKFERCAGITPTRFRLLQELFRVSEISQISLQKTLDIDAAAVTRHLRGLEDSGMIARRNNPADNRVTLVTLTDQGREHINSYREEKTRFISELLTGFNEQERTVLAEMLTRLQYNINLL, translated from the coding sequence TTGACAGAACATCTGCCCGATGAAGATACGATCTTTGAACTGCTGCAGGCGCTGCATAAGGGGATCAGCCCGAAATTCGAGCGCTGTGCGGGCATTACACCCACCCGGTTCCGCCTTCTGCAAGAATTGTTCCGGGTCTCCGAGATCAGCCAGATTTCGCTGCAAAAGACACTCGATATTGATGCCGCAGCTGTCACCCGCCACTTGAGAGGACTTGAAGACAGCGGGATGATTGCCCGCCGGAATAATCCTGCCGATAACAGGGTCACCCTCGTCACCCTGACCGATCAGGGCCGGGAACATATTAATTCCTACCGGGAAGAGAAGACCCGCTTCATCAGCGAACTGCTCACCGGGTTCAATGAACAGGAACGCACCGTACTCGCAGAGATGCTTACCCGGCTGCAATATAATATTAATTTACTGTAG
- a CDS encoding carbon-nitrogen family hydrolase produces MKIALIQLDIAFGNPEVNYAAAERKIREAATGKPDCIILPELWTTGYDLTRLDEIADRGGRTAGALISGLAREYGINIVAGSVAVRQDTGVTNTMLIFDRTGAPAGQYSKLHLFKLMDEHLYLQPGSAKGLFKLDGTLCAGLICYDIRFPEWVRVHMAEGAEVLFISAEWPLPRLSHWRALLISRAIENQCYVVACNRSGSDPANTFGGHSLIVDPWGEIVSEASGSEEILSGEIDLAKVHEVRGQIPVFSDRRPELYR; encoded by the coding sequence ATGAAAATAGCCCTGATTCAGCTCGATATAGCATTTGGCAATCCGGAGGTGAATTATGCTGCGGCAGAACGCAAAATCCGCGAAGCTGCTACCGGCAAACCGGACTGCATCATCCTTCCCGAATTATGGACGACCGGCTATGATCTGACCCGGCTGGACGAGATCGCAGATCGCGGGGGCCGGACTGCGGGGGCCCTGATTTCCGGTCTGGCCCGGGAATACGGGATTAATATCGTCGCCGGCTCTGTCGCCGTGAGGCAGGATACCGGAGTTACCAACACCATGCTCATCTTTGACCGTACCGGAGCACCCGCCGGGCAGTACAGCAAGCTGCATCTGTTCAAGCTGATGGATGAGCATCTCTATCTCCAGCCTGGGTCAGCCAAAGGACTGTTCAAGCTCGACGGCACCTTATGCGCCGGATTAATCTGTTATGACATCCGCTTCCCGGAATGGGTGCGGGTTCATATGGCGGAGGGCGCTGAAGTGCTGTTCATCAGCGCAGAGTGGCCGCTGCCCCGCTTATCCCACTGGCGGGCGCTGCTGATCAGCCGGGCGATCGAGAACCAGTGCTACGTGGTGGCCTGCAACCGGTCCGGATCAGATCCGGCCAATACCTTTGGCGGCCATTCCTTGATTGTTGACCCTTGGGGAGAGATTGTGAGCGAGGCTTCAGGGAGCGAAGAAATTCTCAGCGGCGAGATCGACCTCGCCAAGGTGCACGAAGTGCGCGGGCAGATCCCGGTCTTCTCCGACCGTCGTCCGGAGCTGTACAGGTAG
- a CDS encoding lipoate--protein ligase family protein — protein sequence MRSEPYNVLENGVAGRMPEEMVLFTHLSGDAEEAESGQDMLLPFAFEEMLCRDVGSGAVPPILHLWSHPGGVALGLRDSRLPRAGAAMQALEEQGIRTAVRHSGGAAVPLDAGIVNVSLLLPKSPGKLDFHDDFRLLASLITEAVAVSHPQAAALIRAEEVTGSYCPGDFDLAIGGRKFCGIAQRRQNNAYFVHAFVVVSGTGLARGELIRSFYAEAANGDDSLDYPRVRPETIAALGELGGPDSAAAFAAGIRQAVARRGTLLKPADRLQQETGYSLQYGDPRVLQAAHVLRERYAR from the coding sequence ATGAGAAGTGAACCATATAATGTGCTGGAAAATGGAGTGGCGGGCAGGATGCCTGAAGAGATGGTGCTCTTCACACATTTGAGCGGGGATGCGGAGGAAGCAGAATCCGGGCAGGATATGCTGCTTCCGTTTGCCTTCGAAGAAATGCTGTGCCGTGATGTCGGAAGCGGAGCGGTTCCGCCGATACTGCATCTCTGGAGCCACCCGGGAGGTGTGGCGCTGGGGCTGCGGGACAGCAGGCTGCCCCGTGCGGGGGCGGCGATGCAGGCACTTGAAGAGCAGGGAATCCGCACGGCGGTCCGGCATTCAGGCGGCGCTGCGGTGCCGCTGGATGCCGGAATTGTCAACGTGTCCCTGCTGCTGCCCAAGAGTCCGGGCAAGCTGGACTTTCACGATGATTTCCGGCTGCTGGCTTCGCTGATTACTGAAGCCGTAGCTGTGAGCCATCCGCAGGCGGCGGCGCTGATCCGTGCCGAAGAAGTCACCGGGTCATATTGCCCCGGTGACTTCGATCTGGCCATCGGCGGCCGCAAGTTCTGCGGCATTGCCCAGCGGAGACAGAACAACGCGTACTTCGTCCACGCGTTTGTTGTCGTGTCCGGCACCGGGCTTGCGCGCGGTGAACTCATCCGCAGCTTCTATGCAGAGGCAGCGAATGGGGACGATTCGCTGGATTATCCCCGCGTGCGCCCGGAGACGATCGCCGCGCTCGGGGAGCTGGGCGGCCCGGATTCGGCCGCTGCTTTCGCCGCAGGCATCCGGCAGGCGGTTGCCCGCCGGGGTACCCTGCTGAAGCCGGCGGACCGCCTGCAGCAGGAGACAGGCTACAGCCTGCAGTACGGCGATCCGCGTGTACTGCAGGCGGCGCATGTGCTGCGGGAGAGGTATGCCCGCTGA
- a CDS encoding ArsR/SmtB family transcription factor, which produces MNSDIQQFKTEFFKALAHPMRIRILELLSEGEKNVNELQAILGSEGSAVSQQLAVLRAKNVVASVKEGTTVIYALRDPLIKDLLAVAKQIFDNHLVNTISLLEGIRSE; this is translated from the coding sequence ATGAACAGCGATATTCAACAATTTAAGACGGAATTCTTCAAGGCGCTGGCTCATCCGATGCGGATCCGCATTCTGGAACTGCTCAGCGAAGGCGAGAAGAATGTGAATGAGCTGCAGGCGATCCTCGGTTCGGAAGGTTCGGCTGTATCCCAGCAGCTTGCCGTACTCCGTGCGAAGAATGTAGTAGCCAGCGTCAAAGAAGGAACCACCGTAATCTATGCCCTCCGTGATCCTCTGATCAAAGACCTCCTGGCTGTAGCCAAACAAATATTCGACAATCATCTTGTAAATACCATCTCCCTGCTCGAAGGCATCCGCAGCGAATAA
- a CDS encoding phospholipase D-like domain-containing protein, producing the protein MDNLHMNNRLPQIPAAERDERLGQDLIDYVNYRISGGSLSSVAKNTDAADSIIEPILDSAAVRAYRQAQHGGVITDARQLKELPGFSPELLEQLASAVSGLDSGKLRALAPQTTRHNKVDPYVNGPQCLDMLLEEIRNAQRYIHLSVMLFFNDHSGNLIASELLHALQRGVEVRMLVNYTVTALGYGSNLEVGRFSELAAVLEQAGARLKDTFYSCYTAAEWAVKREELKSQGVPESILFLQDKVQEDVKITGLNVIDHRKFMVIDGTTSVIGSLNIGDQYTFATPIRESATEQIDGRPLGIPSREEEWHDGCFRIQGAAARPLNEAFHARWLLLGGDHFEVEAPFYHPAGNYEFGGEECTLFLSFPGNPVNLIQQYYLDLLTYAAEETIIVNPYLIDQAFWDRLGEVGPECACHISICNPLEVNDHPTNKAAVRGNMYIPFCNGVSFYDYSCTERFSHWKITYDHRARAVFHGSYNINERSACHDFEMGMLVKGEKFADKVKRMIDYDLGVSRKISDKHEFFKHPWLHPSTYLNKTTQNYT; encoded by the coding sequence ATGGATAATTTACATATGAACAATCGGCTGCCGCAAATACCTGCAGCGGAGCGGGATGAACGGCTTGGGCAGGATCTTATAGATTACGTGAATTACCGGATTTCCGGCGGCTCGCTAAGCTCTGTCGCTAAGAACACGGACGCCGCCGATTCTATTATTGAGCCTATTCTGGACAGCGCTGCTGTCCGTGCTTACCGGCAGGCGCAGCATGGGGGTGTGATTACAGATGCGCGGCAGCTGAAGGAGCTTCCCGGATTCAGCCCAGAGCTGCTTGAACAGCTCGCATCGGCCGTGTCCGGCCTGGATTCCGGCAAGCTTAGAGCGCTGGCGCCGCAGACTACGAGGCATAACAAGGTGGATCCTTATGTGAACGGGCCGCAGTGCCTGGACATGCTGCTGGAAGAGATCCGCAATGCACAGCGTTATATCCATCTGTCCGTGATGCTGTTCTTCAATGACCATTCGGGAAATTTGATCGCCTCGGAGCTGCTCCATGCGCTTCAGCGGGGAGTAGAGGTGAGGATGCTGGTGAATTACACCGTCACCGCCCTGGGATACGGAAGCAATCTTGAAGTAGGAAGGTTCTCCGAGCTTGCAGCAGTCCTCGAGCAGGCAGGGGCCCGGCTGAAGGATACATTTTATTCCTGCTACACTGCTGCGGAATGGGCTGTGAAGCGTGAGGAGCTGAAGTCTCAGGGCGTGCCTGAGAGTATCCTCTTCCTCCAGGACAAGGTGCAGGAGGATGTGAAAATTACCGGATTGAATGTGATCGACCACCGTAAATTCATGGTTATTGACGGAACAACGTCCGTTATAGGCAGTCTCAATATCGGTGACCAGTATACTTTTGCGACGCCTATCCGGGAATCGGCAACTGAACAGATTGACGGGCGTCCGCTGGGGATTCCCTCCAGGGAGGAGGAGTGGCATGACGGCTGCTTCCGGATTCAGGGGGCGGCTGCCCGGCCGCTGAATGAGGCTTTTCACGCCAGATGGCTTCTGCTTGGAGGAGATCACTTTGAGGTGGAAGCGCCATTCTACCATCCTGCGGGAAACTACGAGTTCGGCGGAGAAGAGTGCACGCTCTTTCTAAGTTTTCCCGGAAATCCGGTGAATCTGATCCAGCAGTATTATCTGGATTTGCTTACGTATGCCGCCGAAGAGACCATTATTGTAAATCCTTATCTGATCGACCAGGCTTTCTGGGACAGGCTCGGTGAAGTAGGACCGGAGTGTGCCTGCCATATCTCCATATGTAATCCGCTCGAGGTCAATGATCATCCTACCAACAAGGCAGCGGTGCGCGGCAATATGTACATTCCTTTCTGCAATGGCGTGTCCTTCTATGACTACAGCTGTACAGAACGCTTCTCCCACTGGAAAATCACTTATGACCACAGAGCACGGGCTGTATTCCACGGCTCCTATAATATCAATGAACGAAGTGCCTGCCATGATTTCGAAATGGGAATGCTGGTTAAGGGTGAGAAGTTCGCAGACAAGGTGAAACGCATGATTGATTATGATCTTGGGGTATCCCGTAAAATCAGCGATAAGCATGAATTCTTCAAGCACCCCTGGCTGCATCCCAGCACTTATCTGAACAAGACGACACAGAATTATACCTGA
- a CDS encoding nitroreductase family protein, which produces MNTTRNNDFTSIITGRRSIRKYDTSVKISKEEMTEILTEATLAPSSVNMQPWRFLIIESQEAKAKLATIAKFNQLQVETSAAMIAVFGDLNNFDYAEEIYGTAVERGLMPAEVKERQLASLGAHFAKLPADVNRETVMIDAGLVSMQLMLAARAHGYDTNAIGGFEKDQIAELFDMDKERYIPVMLISIGKAVEEGYASVRLPIDTVAQWK; this is translated from the coding sequence ATGAATACAACCAGAAACAATGATTTCACAAGCATTATTACAGGACGCCGCTCAATCCGCAAATACGATACCTCCGTCAAAATCAGCAAAGAGGAAATGACAGAGATCCTTACTGAAGCGACTCTGGCCCCTTCCTCCGTTAATATGCAGCCTTGGCGTTTCCTTATTATCGAAAGCCAGGAAGCCAAAGCCAAGCTGGCCACCATTGCCAAATTCAATCAGCTTCAGGTAGAAACCTCCGCAGCAATGATTGCCGTATTCGGTGATTTGAACAACTTTGACTATGCTGAAGAAATCTACGGAACGGCTGTAGAACGCGGACTGATGCCTGCTGAGGTAAAAGAAAGACAGCTGGCCTCTCTGGGTGCCCACTTCGCGAAGCTGCCTGCGGACGTGAACAGAGAAACGGTTATGATTGATGCCGGTCTGGTCTCGATGCAATTGATGCTGGCCGCCCGTGCCCACGGCTATGACACGAATGCCATCGGTGGATTTGAGAAGGATCAGATCGCGGAATTGTTTGATATGGACAAAGAGCGTTATATTCCGGTCATGCTGATATCGATCGGCAAAGCGGTTGAAGAAGGCTATGCATCCGTCCGTCTGCCGATTGACACTGTTGCCCAGTGGAAATAA
- a CDS encoding CHAD domain-containing protein yields the protein MTTEQLTKDRQLSKARQWEQAMNKLYINFRDYSQDVLKGFGDEDIHQARVNSRKLLTLLSILDPGHSVTEELYSTFKQAQKKLGKVRDADVLIASFKERRKTAKEAGDVKTAELLKAVIKHQKDKRKIFRKKLEEALPKLTGKALDAQWTAFIGTQLEPLAAKKDANVVMRELEVAFEQRKKACKTLFKGPEAESKEAFEALHELRIAAKHLRYTANAAAFALNQKFHAHEAIYKDIQDQLGVINDKRVWLETLNSIGREELDVGKKTWTAFTESLRAEVLEALHQNEVVPVVPVVPAAESAK from the coding sequence ATGACAACCGAACAACTGACAAAGGACAGGCAACTAAGCAAGGCCAGACAATGGGAGCAGGCAATGAATAAGCTGTATATCAACTTCCGGGACTATAGCCAAGATGTGCTGAAGGGTTTCGGGGATGAAGATATTCATCAGGCCAGAGTCAATAGCCGCAAGCTGCTGACACTCCTGTCCATTCTTGATCCGGGCCATTCGGTTACGGAAGAGTTGTACAGCACATTCAAGCAGGCACAGAAGAAGCTCGGCAAGGTAAGGGACGCAGATGTACTGATTGCATCCTTCAAGGAACGGCGCAAGACCGCCAAAGAGGCGGGCGATGTCAAAACCGCCGAACTGCTCAAGGCGGTAATCAAACACCAGAAGGATAAGCGGAAGATATTCCGCAAGAAGCTGGAGGAAGCGCTTCCGAAGCTGACCGGCAAGGCCCTCGACGCACAGTGGACTGCTTTTATCGGGACACAGCTGGAGCCGCTCGCCGCCAAAAAAGATGCCAATGTGGTCATGCGCGAGCTTGAAGTCGCTTTTGAGCAGAGGAAAAAAGCCTGCAAAACCTTGTTCAAAGGGCCTGAAGCTGAATCCAAGGAAGCCTTCGAGGCGCTTCATGAGCTGCGGATTGCTGCCAAACATCTGCGTTATACGGCTAATGCGGCCGCTTTTGCGCTGAATCAGAAATTCCATGCCCACGAAGCAATCTATAAGGACATTCAGGATCAGCTCGGAGTGATCAATGATAAGCGGGTGTGGCTCGAAACACTGAATTCCATTGGACGGGAAGAGCTCGATGTCGGCAAAAAAACATGGACGGCGTTCACCGAAAGTCTGCGTGCAGAAGTACTGGAAGCGCTGCATCAGAATGAGGTTGTCCCAGTTGTTCCAGTTGTCCCTGCAGCAGAGAGCGCGAAATAG